The following proteins come from a genomic window of Ictidomys tridecemlineatus isolate mIctTri1 chromosome 9, mIctTri1.hap1, whole genome shotgun sequence:
- the LOC120892546 gene encoding uncharacterized protein LOC120892546 — protein MPTGGQSFCPDAAQSERSQAGVIEDSNEGTRDRHRRRDRARKSLATRPRGTAPLREPGNPSSHTDSASLLDRGCPQRRPLCVTKFGKNMDPSQSFHVCSQLPAEKAKGSLPGKPVRLLREPLNTR, from the exons ATGCCAACCGGAGGCCAGAGCTTCTGTCCCGACGCTGCCCAGAGCGAGAGGAGCCAAGCCGGGGTGATTGAGGACAGTAACGAGGGGACCCGGGACAGGCACAGGAGAAGGGATCGAGCCAGAAAGAGCCTCGCCACACGCCCTCGTGGTACGGCTCCGCTACGGGAACCCGGGAACCCGAGCTCCCACACAGACTCGGCGTCACTTCTGGACAGGGGATGCCCGCAACGGAG GCCCCTTTGTGTGACTAAATTTGGCAAGAATATGGATCCGAGCCAGTCTTTCCACGTGTGCTCCCAGCTCCCAGCTGAGAAGGCCAAGGGTTCTCTTCCGG ggAAACCAGTTCGGCTATTAAGGGAGCCTCTCAACACAAGATAA